Genomic DNA from Chloroflexota bacterium:
AAATAAGGGTAATGAGGAACTGGCTGGTTATTCGCTTGGTTTTCTTCGGCCCAGCTTCTCTTCGACGCGGTGTTCGGCGGCGACGGCAGCTTCCCTGGCCTTCTCTGCGGTCTCTTTTGCCTTCTCGGCAGCGGTCTCAGCCTTTTCCTTCAACATGGCCCGGGTTTCACTTCCCGGCTTGGGCGCGTATAGAAAGCCAATTGCCACGCCAATAACAGCTCCAAAAAGAAATCCAACAGCAAAACTGGCACCGGTATCTTTTTCAGCCATTTCTACCTCCCTCCTTTCTTCTGGCAAAGCTGCTGAACAGGCCAGCTACCTGCCGCACGCCCTGGACAAAGGCAGCCAGCTGTGCCAGTGGCCTTGATACCTCTTCCTCAACGGTGGCGGAAATGTTCTCAACTCGTTTGGCGGTAGACTTTGCCGAGTCAAGTATCGGTTTCACCTTGCGGTATAGCATAAAAGCCAGGATGCCGATGCAAATGACCACGAGGGTGACGCCAAAGCCGAGGATTAC
This window encodes:
- a CDS encoding YtxH domain-containing protein, whose translation is MAEKDTGASFAVGFLFGAVIGVAIGFLYAPKPGSETRAMLKEKAETAAEKAKETAEKAREAAVAAEHRVEEKLGRRKPSE